From the Lysinibacillus fusiformis genome, the window CAAGAAAAAGAGCAAAATCTAGCTACTTTTGATGAGACAGAAACTGAAACAACAGTTGAGGTCGCAGAAGTTGGATTGCCACCAAAAGATGAGCTAGAAACAACAAAGGGGGAAGAAGAGTCGGCAGCGGAGCTACCTAAACCAGCAACGAACGGATCGAAAGAAGAGCAGCAACCAGAAAAAACTTCATTAGATGATACCACTGAATCTAATGAATCAACCGTATCTGCTGAGGTTGTAACTATAGCTTCTAATAAGGTAGAACTTGATTCTTTGGAACAGGATGATACTTTGCTAGATGAAGCTGTTGCAACTACTCCGAATACGCCAACACACCGTCAAATGAATGCACCTCTAACAGTAGTGAATCATAAGAACGGGAAACGAAATAAAATCAATAAAGATGTCTGTAAGAAACTTGACTTAGCTGAAGGTGATCAGGTTGATGTGTTCGTCAAAGAAAATTGCGTGCTCATCTGCAAGTCACTCAATAACCAAGGGCATACCTTGAATAAAGGTAACATTATCTACAATAAAGAACTTGTAGAAATGATTACAGAAGCGTGCCAATTAGACTTCGATGGATGTTCATCAAATAGCTTAACGCAAGTCAAATACGTGCAATCCCAAGGTCGCCTTGTAGCGATTCTTACAAAAGGGGGTGATGTGTAATGATTACAGAGGCAGGATTAACAGCAGGAGATACTTTTGAATTCAAAAATCTTTTACTCAATAAAGATGGTGTCTATCGTTACGATACTAATAAAGAAGAGTACGAGTGGTTATGTAAACCTGTATTTATTTCATACAAACGACAAAACTACTTTAATAATCAAGTGATTCTAGGAATCAATTATTGGCAAAATAATCGATTTAGCATTTTGGAAATTGATGCTGAAACATTCAATAAACAAGTGGTAGATGTGCTAGCACCTGTGGGATTCTTAATTCCTTATTACTTTAAGAACTATGTCAATACTTTTCTTATCTTGCAACAACAAGAAGTGGCATTCAGAAGTGAGTATCATCAGATTGGATTTTTACCTAAGCCAACAAAAGATTCCCCTATCATTTATGGCTTGTCTACACCAATTAGTCAGTCTGAAACAAATTTACAATGGAATGAAGTCTTATGTAGATACGACTTAAAGCCTAAAGGTGAATTCGGAAAATGGTTAGATATGTTGAAGAAGCATGTCATTCCAAGTCCAGCGTTAAGTTTTATGTTGGGGGTGGGTTTCTCCTCCATGTTAATCGGGTACAGTAGCCATACATCTGAACCCTTAGATACGCAACTTGTGCATCTCTTAGGAAAATCAAGCTCAGGGAAGACGACCGCTGCTCAGTTGGCATTGTCTATCTATGGATTACCAACAGAACGAGCAGATGGAACCCTTTTTAACTTATGGCACGCAACTAATAACGCATTAGTCCATCAATTGACTGGAAATTATGGTGTAGCGATATTATTCGATGAATTTTCAATGTCCACCGCTAATACAGTCACATCATTAGTCTATGTCTTGGCTAGTGGTAAAGATAAGAAACGAATGAACGATAAACTGATATTAAAAGAAGGTGGGGGTTGGAGTACCGCCTTCATCACTACAGGTGAAAATAGTATCTTTGAGAAAACAAATCGAAATATGGGACTTACCGTCCGTTTGCAGGAATACGACAATAAACAATGGACAACCGATGCCGCTCAATCAAATGACATTAAAGCTACTGTCAATGAAAATTACGGACATGCCGCAATCGAAGTCGCACGCTATTTAGCTACCTCCAATTGGTCAACTGTCATGCCGACTATCCAACACTGGAAGGAACAGTTCCTATTAAAGTTACCTGAGAGTGGTGTGAAGGATCGTATGGCACGTAAATATGCAGTCATTGTAGCAGCCCTCTCCTTAGCTGGCGAAGCGATGGAGATTGAGTTCCCATTGGATGAAGTCATCGAATTTATCGTGCAGAATGATTATGTGTTAGAAACACAGCGTGATTTGGCAGATGTTGTCTATCGTGGTGTGATTGATGATATAAGGTCGAATGCAAATCAGTTTATATTCCCAGGTATAGCCCCATCTGGTTATCACATAAAAGGGAAAGTTGAACGTGACCAAACCTCCTACAAAGTTTATTACATTAAAGCAGAATTTGAAAAGTTGTTGGAAAGCCAAGGCATCACAAACTACACCAGTATTATAAACATGTTGAAAAGTAAACCTTACTTCGAAGCGGATACGGATCGACCCACACAGCGAAAAGTCATCGAAAAGGACAAGGGTTGACAGAATACCTATGTCTTTAAAATACCAAAAGCAGAGCTTGATACATGGTTAGTTTAAATCTAAAACCTACAAAACCAGTAAATAAACAAAGATAAAGACTATATTATAAAAGTAATCAAGGTAGTAGCGAGCGTGGGCTTGCTACTACTAGTTATTTAAGGAGGAGTTTACATGAAAAAGAACCAGTATACAGTTGTAAAAGAAGTAGCAGAAGATATAGTTCCAATGTTTAACACCGCTAAAGAATTGTTTCTAACAACTTTAAAAGATAAGCAAATGAGCAGTGAAACGATTCGGGGTTATGATAATGATTTAAAGCAATTCCATACCTTCTTAAGGGATGGCAGTAATGCCCCAGTGTTTGTGAATTGTATTACTACCGAATCCATTGAATTGTTGGTCAAACAGTTACGAAAAAATAAGCTAGCTGCTGCATCCGTTAATCGTAAAATCAATGCCATTTCAAGCTTCTGTAACTTTGCGGTAAAAAAGAGATGGTTTGCATTTAATCCAGCTGCAGATGTCGATCGTGTACGTGAGAAAAGTAAAGAGCGTGCTTACCTTAATGTAGAGGAGATACAAAAAATCCTTGCAGCCATCACGCATACAACGATTAAGTATGTCGTTATTTTGATGAGTAATACTGGTTTACGTGTGAGTGAAGCAACAAATCTACGATTATCGGATGTAGACTTTGACAATAAAGTGTTACATGTCATTGGGGGAAAAGGCAACAAAGATCGTGATGTTCCGCTGAATGATGCTCTCATTGAACAATTAAAAACGTATAAGGATAAGCATCGTCCAACTACAAATTCACTGAATTTCTTTGCGACAAGTAAAACAGGCGGTATTAGCCAGCAGTACGTGAATCGGGAGCTGAAAGAAGCAGCCAAAAAAGCAGGGATTGAAAAGGAAGTGACAAGCCATGTGTTACGCCATTCCTTTGCCTCACAACTTGTTCAAACACAAACCCATGTTGCTGTAATTTCGAAACTCTTAGGGCATGCAGATGTAAGAACAACTTCGATTTACATGCATGCTGATCAAACAGATTTGCAGCAAGCAGTGAATACAATTGGATTCTTAAAATAACAAGGAGGTCATCATATGTTAGAAACGGTTTGCCAGGATGAAAAGGTAGCTAAAGTATTAGAAATGTTACAAGAAGGCTTCAGAAGAGATGACATTGGTGACTACTACGAACAACAGTGGAAGTCAGTGGATATCTACATGCGGAGAAAAGGCTTTCGCTGGTGCAGGGAACAACAAACTTACATCCTGAAGGAAGGTGAACCTGAAACCAAGTTAGAAGAAGCTATACAAACCATAAACACTAAAGCCGCTCAAGTTGTTCGGATGTTAGATGTAAAGCATCCGAACATCCGCCAAACGGCTGCTAAACAAGGTTTTGCGTCCATTGAAGACATGGGCGAATACATGCGATCACAAGGCTACATCTGGGATGATGAACTTAGTAATTATCAATACGATGAAGCTAGTAAACCAGTTGTAAGCGAAGTATTAGCATCCATAACATTACCTGTAGGTGCTTTGGATGAAGAAGCAATCTTACAGCTACTTGTCCGTCATCAGGAAAAACTACTTCATCTGTTGCAATCTGAACAAGTGGGGAGTTTGCATACTTACAGATTCAAAGGAAATAAAGTCAACAAAACACTGACACTTGCCTCTAGTGCAGCTGCCCTTCTTGAAGATTACCAAAAAGAGTACAACATCACACAACGCTCCATCGTTGAGACAGCACTCGCAGAATTTTTCGAGCGACATGGCTACGATGAACAACTAAGACTGGCGACAACCTAGCGAAACAAAGAGTGAGCATGACTTCGGTTGTGCTCATTTTTCGATTTTGTCCGCTCGTCCCGCCTCCAAAACCCGTGTCAAACCTTTGCCACACAAGGGATTCCCGTAAATCCCGCTGTTTTTTGGGGAGAGGGATTTTGTAAAAAATGGCTTCCCATTTAGAGGTCATGGTATAATTAAATAAATAATTCGAGGTGAAATCCAATGAATCACAAAGCCTTAAAACGTATTCCATTGAATAAATTAATGGATTTAAAAGTAGACTATGCCTTCAAACAGTTGTTTGGTAGTGAGAAGAATAAAGATATTACAATCGTATTTTTAAATGCTATTTTACAACGTACGGGTCGAGATACAGTAAAAGAAGTCATGTTTGTTAATCAAGAAGTTGGTGGCGAATATGAAGATGATAAGCAATCAAGATTAGACATAGTAGTAAAAACACAAATGGGTGAATTGATTAATGTAGAAATGCAATTATCTAATCAAGATGATATGTTTAAGCGTACGCTATTTTACTGGTCACGTTTATATACAGCACAACTTCAAAAAGGAAGAGGCTATCGTAAATTATTGCCTACAATTACTATTAATATTTGTAACTTTACGATTTTTGATGAGATCAAACATTATCATAGTACCTATCATTTGTATGAAGATACAATGCTTGAACGATTAAAGCCGAAAGACGATGTACTTGAAGTGCATTTTATTGAAATGAACAAGTTTTTAAAAGCTTGGCATCAAGAGCAACTAAACCCATTAGATGATATTTTGGCTAGGTGGTTGTTGTTACTAGGAATGGTCGATGTTCGTAAGGAAAAGGTTTACAATGATATTTATCAAGAATTGGAGGAGTTAGCAATGAAAGATGAAAACTTATTAGAAGCGTTTAATGAGTGGGAAAACTTAAGTCAAACACCTGAGACAATAATTGCTTACCAATCTCGATTAAAAGCCATTTTAGATGAAGAAGCTCGATTAGATGATGTACATGAAAAGGGCATTGAAGAAGGTGTAAAAAAAGTAGCAAAAGAATTAATTTCTTTAAACCTTGATTTGGAAACAATTAGAAAGGCTACAGGTTTATCAATAGAAGAAATTGAAGAATTAAGATCAGAAATGTAATGTCCGTTTCTCGAGCAGTACATCTTTAAAATAAGGTGTGCTGTTTTGGTATAGGCTGTTACCGAAACAGCCGTTACTTTTTTTCTTGAAGATAGGTGTTAGGTGAGGGATTATACAAAAAGACATATCATTATCATGGTTTTAACCTTGATACTTTTTAACACTATATAATAGTAGAAACTCTGTTTTTTTGTTTCTGTGTTTTTGACTGTCTCTCCCAAATTGTCGGGATTGACGGGAACTTGATGTGTCCCATCGAGTTGTGTCGGGTTTTTCGACCGGGCATGACGGGAAGTGACTAGAATTTTAGTCTACAGAAATTATGATGTGGTTTAGTAGATATACAGCAACTTCTCTAGAATTTATATTGAATTTTACTAGACTAGCTTTTTGAAAGTATCCACAAATTCATGAGGGAGAAGGGATTGTGAATTTACTAAAATAGGAATAAATTTAGTTAAGTTTGTGCGATTAACAAAACTGGTGTTGACGTAGCAATCACTGCAACAACAGAAGCACTAACAGGTGTTACTATTGAAGTTAAAGACAACAAAGGTAACGTTGTTGAAGTGAAAGCAGTTGACCTAGTTAAAGGTGAAACTGTTGCTTCATTCAAATTTGAAAAAGAATTAACTGTTGATCCAGAAGGCGTTTGGACTGTAGCTGGCATCTCAGTTGATCTTGATTTGAAAGCTAATCTTGAAGCGGTTTACAACTACGAAAACCAAGTTAAACTTCTTGAAGGTTTAAACAAACTAGGTTTGACTGACGTGAACGCTGATAACATCGTTAAATATGCAGATGCAATTACTGCTTTAAAAGACTCTACAAAAGATACTTATGTAGCTCTTGAAGATTTTACTAAAGCTGTAGCTCAAGAAGCAGTTAAGGCTGGTAACAAAGCAGCTGCAGAAGCAACTGATGAAGAAGCAGTTGTAAAAGCTGTTAACGAAGCTAAAACTGAAGTTGCATTGTTAACTGCTCTTGCATCATTTGACCGTGTAAATGCAGATTGGATTGCTGAGTATGATGTAGCTTTAGGTACTTCTGAAACTACTATCAAGTCAATCCAAGGGAAAATTGATAATGCAAATGCTACTAAACTTTCATCAGGAGTAACAAGCCCTGTTGGAAAACTTCAACTTGATGGAACGAACAATAGTATTGTTAAAAAAGATTTAACAGATGCTAAAGCATTAGTTTCTGCATACATGATTCCAGATGCTGAAGGTGCAAACGCAAAAGCTGAACTTCTAAGAGAAATTGATGTACAATTAGCAGTTGTAGCAGTATTAGAGGCACAAACTCCTGCTCAATTAACAGTTGCTATCAATGGACTTAAAGCTGTAGACGCTGCTTATGTATTAAACATGGATAACTATAAAGATGCAAATCGTCAAGCTTACATTGATGCATTTAAAGCTGAAATTACTGTAACAAATAAAAATACTA encodes:
- a CDS encoding tyrosine-type recombinase/integrase — protein: MKKNQYTVVKEVAEDIVPMFNTAKELFLTTLKDKQMSSETIRGYDNDLKQFHTFLRDGSNAPVFVNCITTESIELLVKQLRKNKLAAASVNRKINAISSFCNFAVKKRWFAFNPAADVDRVREKSKERAYLNVEEIQKILAAITHTTIKYVVILMSNTGLRVSEATNLRLSDVDFDNKVLHVIGGKGNKDRDVPLNDALIEQLKTYKDKHRPTTNSLNFFATSKTGGISQQYVNRELKEAAKKAGIEKEVTSHVLRHSFASQLVQTQTHVAVISKLLGHADVRTTSIYMHADQTDLQQAVNTIGFLK
- a CDS encoding Rpn family recombination-promoting nuclease/putative transposase, producing the protein MNHKALKRIPLNKLMDLKVDYAFKQLFGSEKNKDITIVFLNAILQRTGRDTVKEVMFVNQEVGGEYEDDKQSRLDIVVKTQMGELINVEMQLSNQDDMFKRTLFYWSRLYTAQLQKGRGYRKLLPTITINICNFTIFDEIKHYHSTYHLYEDTMLERLKPKDDVLEVHFIEMNKFLKAWHQEQLNPLDDILARWLLLLGMVDVRKEKVYNDIYQELEELAMKDENLLEAFNEWENLSQTPETIIAYQSRLKAILDEEARLDDVHEKGIEEGVKKVAKELISLNLDLETIRKATGLSIEEIEELRSEM
- a CDS encoding DUF927 domain-containing protein, with product MITEAGLTAGDTFEFKNLLLNKDGVYRYDTNKEEYEWLCKPVFISYKRQNYFNNQVILGINYWQNNRFSILEIDAETFNKQVVDVLAPVGFLIPYYFKNYVNTFLILQQQEVAFRSEYHQIGFLPKPTKDSPIIYGLSTPISQSETNLQWNEVLCRYDLKPKGEFGKWLDMLKKHVIPSPALSFMLGVGFSSMLIGYSSHTSEPLDTQLVHLLGKSSSGKTTAAQLALSIYGLPTERADGTLFNLWHATNNALVHQLTGNYGVAILFDEFSMSTANTVTSLVYVLASGKDKKRMNDKLILKEGGGWSTAFITTGENSIFEKTNRNMGLTVRLQEYDNKQWTTDAAQSNDIKATVNENYGHAAIEVARYLATSNWSTVMPTIQHWKEQFLLKLPESGVKDRMARKYAVIVAALSLAGEAMEIEFPLDEVIEFIVQNDYVLETQRDLADVVYRGVIDDIRSNANQFIFPGIAPSGYHIKGKVERDQTSYKVYYIKAEFEKLLESQGITNYTSIINMLKSKPYFEADTDRPTQRKVIEKDKG